In Wolinella succinogenes DSM 1740, a single genomic region encodes these proteins:
- a CDS encoding IS3-like element IS1302 family transposase gives MVEFSKDLGEEKMSRKRKSYSAEFKTRVVLELLGGEETVAQIASKYEITPKSLIDWKKQFLENASLVFDVGSATKAYKDEIEELKTENDALAKKLGKTTIERDWAVGKLKSLGLSNKKDLVTPKLKNLSMARQCEIIDLNRSTLYYEPKPISDNDLKIMKRIDEIYTDISSTYGYRFMHRQLLEDGFSIGVNKVNKLMNTMGIQAIFPKKKRHTSIKNYKHKIYPYLLRELEINRANQVWSGDITYIPIKGGFVYLCAIIDWHSKTILSWKISTTMDTSLVTDVLKEAIEKYDIPVIFNSDQGSQYTSHEHTELLKKHNIQISMNGKGRSIDNIAIERFFRTLKYDEIYINEYSSISDLRFKVSRYINFYNHNRFHSALNYQKPMNVYLEGLKNVA, from the coding sequence ATGGTAGAATTTTCTAAAGATTTAGGAGAGGAAAAAATGAGTAGAAAAAGAAAAAGCTATAGTGCAGAATTTAAAACTAGAGTTGTCTTAGAATTACTAGGTGGCGAAGAGACTGTAGCACAGATTGCCAGTAAATATGAGATTACACCAAAAAGTCTCATTGATTGGAAAAAGCAGTTTTTAGAGAATGCATCACTAGTATTTGATGTAGGTTCGGCTACTAAAGCCTATAAAGATGAGATAGAAGAGCTAAAAACAGAGAATGATGCTCTAGCAAAGAAATTAGGAAAAACAACCATAGAGAGGGATTGGGCAGTGGGAAAGCTAAAGAGCTTGGGCTTATCAAATAAAAAAGATCTTGTCACACCCAAGCTAAAGAATCTCTCCATGGCAAGACAATGTGAAATAATAGATTTAAATCGCTCAACCCTTTATTATGAACCTAAACCCATATCAGACAATGATTTAAAAATCATGAAAAGGATAGATGAGATATATACTGATATATCCTCAACCTATGGCTATCGGTTTATGCATAGGCAGCTTTTGGAAGATGGATTTTCAATTGGTGTAAATAAAGTCAATAAGCTAATGAACACTATGGGGATACAGGCAATCTTTCCAAAAAAGAAACGACACACATCCATTAAAAACTATAAACATAAAATCTATCCATATCTACTACGAGAGCTTGAAATTAACAGAGCCAATCAGGTTTGGAGTGGAGATATTACCTATATCCCAATCAAGGGTGGTTTCGTGTATTTGTGCGCCATTATTGATTGGCACAGTAAAACGATACTCTCATGGAAAATATCAACAACTATGGATACATCTCTTGTAACAGATGTTTTAAAAGAAGCCATTGAAAAATATGACATTCCTGTAATATTCAACTCCGACCAAGGTAGCCAATATACCAGCCATGAACATACAGAACTTCTCAAGAAACACAACATTCAAATCTCTATGAACGGTAAAGGCAGATCCATTGATAATATTGCCATTGAGAGATTTTTTAGGACTTTAAAATATGATGAAATCTATATCAATGAGTATAGCTCTATTTCAGATCTCAGATTTAAGGTTTCAAGATATATC